CATAGAAATCTTGTCAAAATGATTGGTTGTTGCATTCAGGGGGAAGAAAAGATGCTGATTTACGAGTACATGTCCAACAAAAGCTTGAACTTCTTTGTTTTTGGTATGTCTTGtttctaaaaatttatttccttcacacacacacacacacacatgttcTTTTGTTGTCTATATACATAGAACCACATACAAATTATTATTGAAATCACCATTTTGAGTGTTCCTGCAACAAAATTGTTATAGATCCTATAAGAAGTTCCTCCCTGAATTGGAGCAAACGCTTTGAAATAATCATTGGGATCGCTCGTGGGATTTTGTATCTTCATCACGACTCGAGGTTGAGAATTATCCATAGGGATCTTAAAACAAGCAATATTCTACTTGATGATGAGATGAACcccaaaatttcagattttggtGTGGCTCGCATATTCAAGGCTGACCAAATTCAAGACAGGACAAACAGAGTTGTCGGAACATAGTGAGTAtcatatgtaaatatattcCCACACTTAAAACTGCACCAATTTTTAAGCACTAAGAAAATTTTAAGGTTGTCTTTTTATAGTGTTCACATGCAATGACTTAAGATTAATTTTGGCACAATTATTCTTGTGCAGTGGTTATATGTCACCAGAGTATGCAGTATTTGGAAAATTTTCGACAAAATCAGATGTCTTTAGTTTTGGTGTAATATTATTGGAGATCATAAGTGGCAAGAAGAATAGTGGTTCTTATATGAAGCACCATTCCCTAACTTTGATAGGGCAggtaagtaattaaaaataacaatatttacCACTTATATCGTCAGATTTAGATCCCTTCTTATTAAAACTCAAAGTTTTCAAGAACGAGAGAGATATACATGTAAAATAAGTCTTACAACATTTATTATTGTCCGAGTGAATTTTTTGGACAATATTATATACTCGACAAATGTTGTAGGGTCTACTTTGgattttatctctctctctctctctcagtattCTTGATCCTAGAGTTTGTAGGGGATCTAAATCCTTTATACTTCAACTTTTTATTCATAATGCTACGAACCACACAGGTCTGGGAATTATGGACAGAAGATAGAGCCTTGGACATAGTTGATTCATCGATAAATGAGTCATATGTTGCCCATGAAGTCTTAAGAAGCATTCAAATTGGGCTGTTATGTGTGCAAGAAGATGTTAGAGATCGACCAGATATGTTGGAAGTTCTGCTTATGCTCTACTCTGATGCAACCACTCTTCCTTCTCCCAAACAACCTGCTTTCATTTTCAGAACAACTTCCAATGATTTAAAATCAGTTGCAGAAGGACCTTGTTCTATAAATGGGGTGACATTAACCAACGTTGAAGCTCGCTAATTAGTTAGGTGGTTGTATTCAAATTGTTTCATTAACAATTTTTAAGACTAGTACTTGACATTTTTACTCGTTTTTGGTGTTAAAGAAAgacttcactatttttttctattttctttttctcagttTGCTAATATTGCAGATATTGTTATTTGTATTATACTATGACTGAATAGATGAggtgttaatattttataggtTGAAGAACTTTGACTTTGTTGTCCATTAAAAGAGTCAATTAATTGACTTTGTCGTCCCCGAAACTTGACACCTCTAACATTACACCCCACAACTATCGGCAAACAATCATCCCATGTACATGAACTTGACCTAAGTTATTGTCTTCttccttaaataaaatttgctATACACTTGTTTATTCTTGGTGTGATCATCATCCATCATGATATTCTTCCCCCCTATAGCTAGGGGCCGGCTAGAATTTGACATTTGTGTCTTTATTTTGTAAGCATCTTGGAAACTTGgaggcatgcatgcatccatcCATCCAAGTCGACCACTATCTCATCTTTCTTGGTTTTGTCAAATTTGTAGAAACTTATATAGTCTTTGTTAATCATTGATGTGAAATGTTGAAGTTATCTCCTGGGCATTAATATTCACCAGGCAGATCATGCAGCTTGACATCCCTAATTAACCCAAATCACAattcatgactatatatatatagagtaaaataaaaatatcagctGATACATTAAttgttaaaacaaaatgaaatatccatgatcatttaattaatacccttctcaagaaaataagaaatatatatcattaccaactttatcagaaaaatataaaaacatcaattaaatattattatacctAATTAATCAGcaaaataagatgataattcatatcttgttcaaaataaaatatatacaatatcatCAATTAATAACTTTCTTGTGTTTACGTGTTCAGGAGGCCTAGATCATGGGCtgatataattaaattttttacacaacacaaaaatacagtgaatatataataagatatggttaaacttataaatttcaTACAAGACAAGCCAATTTGATACGAATTCGAATGACTCGATTATTTATCGAATCATTTTCAGATCAACGTCATGTGAAGCTTGCAGTTTGACCATTCACTGAATCGTTTAATTATTTGGTACATCATTTCTTATAATACACAATTTTGTTTAGTATAGTGTCATAATACTCCTAGTAAAGATCACCTTCAAACAGCGACAAAGCCaggattattataattttggagcGATCAAGTAGTATTTTATGTTGGAATAAATAGTACTTGGATTGGAATTTTTTTAGAAACGCTACTAACAAATTAAAtgatgattaataaaaaaaaatgatcattaaagagcaagaaataaaaaaaataaattcaaaacctaagTAAAATAGGCATTTCACAAAAATGATAACAACAAAAAAGTTTATATAATGTCTTCATTTAATAGTGTATACATAAATTAAGTTTagcaaacataaaaattaaaattatgatttaaatCTTTACAAGATCTTTAGagaatattaattatgatgactacaaataaaaatactttatttatcttctcctctgttttaaatatgtttaaatttaaattaaatattatttttctaataaatctcCCTAgctaagaaataaaattttatataacaaaatattatatgaaataaaaaataatatacctAAATATTAGGTTTTAATAATAACTACATCGATGAAGGCTTCAAGACCTGATCATGTATATAtgctttctttcatttttgagtttttgtaaaattttattgtttctcttgttttaaataatatttaagtgGTGAAAAACTAGCACTTAATTTATacatatgtttatatataaaagcacttcctaaattaatttccaaagtattaataatatttacacCTTTTGCTTATCTTTGAGAGTTGAAAAgaatacatataattaattatttacacCTTTTTTGTTCTCAAAGAAGCAACGTTGTCACGCCAAAGCGCTAAAAGACATCCGGATCAAATGGGGATAGGATAAAGTAAGAGCAAGGTGTGTGCATGGTTTGATGGTGTGATATGAACCTAtgggaataaaatctcttgaacccacaatcaatttaaaaactcactCAAGAAggccaaaatcaagccaatgaaaaatttagatcCGTTGAGAAACTCGttttaagaacctagattatatgaaaatctagacccatttaAGAACCTGTCGCAAGagcctaaattataaggaagaacgtcacaaatattgtgatttatctttgataagttcaaaagttcattcaagaacaagatgagATAAACCTAACTCACAatgaaaaaattcatcaaatttcataaactgatgAGTAGTGTTGTGGCTACAGTAACTTATATATTCCTTCacctaaacaaaataaaccctATGCCAAAATAAGGCCCCCTTgttcccaaaatacccttagGCGAAatccaaggccttcccaaaagaaaccctagctgaaaattaaaacaatccctagttcattaaaccctagttcataaaatataaaatatatgtgggtCAAGTATCTTCAAGCCCAAtcattctaaactaataaaataaatcatttaaatgatttaaaaaaattgaaagttttcaataacaataggcataaacaataactctaagtcatgtctttcaCAGTTTGTATCAACTGGATCAAAActgattcttattttttaaagcccatcttgtgtgttgggctcttactagcttcatccTATATGGATTGCACTAAtctttgcattgcttccttgatcttcttaacTCTTGATATTGTAATTagctcatctggaacttgcaaatgatctttaagactaggtctatgttggtgcccatcattccccctctcctcaaaaggatccGACCttgaatcttcacctacatcaaaaggagaaaggcCATAAACATGGAAAGTAGCAGACACGTtatacttacctggaagatctactttatatgcattgtcattaattttctcaagaattttgAATGGTTCATcccctcgaggatgcaacttaatCTGTCTATGGGTTGAGAATCTTTCTTTAcacatgtgaacccaaacccaatctcctggttcaaagatgacccGTCTacgccctttattggcttgtgAAGCAAACCtctcattcttttgggcaatttgaaacCGTACCccctcatgaagtgacttcactaactccgTCTTCTTTTGTCGtcaagctactcctgccatcaataggtaaaggcatcaaatctaaAGGGGTAATTGGATTcaaaccataaacaatttcaaaagaagaacATGAAGTAGTTGTATGCATgatcctattatatgcaaactttataaatggcaaacaatcctcctaattttttaaattcttatgaacaacagtgcatAAAAACTGAGTTAAAGTcttattaactacttcagtctgaccgtcagtctgtggatgacaagtagtggaaaataagagcttagtacccaattttccccacaacaccttccaaaagtagctaagaaATTTAACAttcctatcagaaacaatattCCTAGGCACACCATGGAGTCGTACTATCTCCCTAAAAAataagtcagctatgtttgtggcatcatctgttctatggcatggaatgaaatgtatcatcttactaaatctatccacaatcacaaaaatagaatctctactcctttttgtcctaggcaaCCCTAAAACAAAGtacatagatatgtctacccatggctcactaggaatgggcaagggtgtatacaacccattagatttggcctttctacatgtaatacATTTGCCACAAATGCAATTGACGTTTCTCTTCattttaggccaaaagaaatgctcatgcaaaatgtctaaagttttcttgacaccaaaatgTCCCATTAATctcccaccatgtgcctcacgcaccaataactcacgtaTAGAATAACTTGGCAcataaaatttgttttctttaaacaaataactatcatgcttgtaaaacttactaAATGttgccttatcacatgccatatatacattagaaaagtcagcgtcatcggcatacatgtctttcacatattcaaacccaagcatttcaATACTCAAAGAAGTAAGAAAGACATACCTCCGAGATAACGCATCAAAAataatgttctccttaccttgcttgtaacggatgacatatggaaaggtctcaatgtattccttccatctagcatgccttttattcaacttatcttgaagcttgagatgcttcaatgattcatgatcggtgtggaccACAAATTCCCTAGGTCACAGGTAGTGCTACCAAGTCTCTAAAGCATGAATAAGAGCATAAatctctttgtcataagtatgGTACTTTAGGGACAccccacttagcttttcactgaagaaggttATAGGCCGCCTATCCTATATCAAAACGGCTctaatccctattcctgaggtatcacattcaatcttaaaagttttgttaaagtCAAGTAATGCTAACATAGGTGCAGAGGACAACCTTTATTTAATAGTAgtaaaagcattctcttgatcagccccccaatgaaacccaacattctttttaattacttcAGTGAGTGATGCAGCAGTGGTGTTAAATTCTTTAACAAAACAtcgataaaagctagctaagccatgaaagcttttTACTTTAGTGAGCTTTTAGGCATTGGCcattccttgatggccttgactttttCTTcgtccacctcaataccttttgtactaacaacataaccaagataaacaactttttccatgcaaaaggtatatttcttaaaattagtatacaatttttcatatttcaacaCATCATACACATATCACAAAtactcaatatgttcatttaagtccttgttatacactaggatatcatcaaagtacacaaccacaaacttgcctatgaacaCACATAGGaaatggttcattaatctcatgaaagtattaggcgcatttgtaagtccaaatgacATAACCAACCATTTGTAAAGCCCATAATTTGTCTTAAAagtagttttccattcatcactatttttcattctaatttgatggtactcacttttaagatcaattttactaaaaatacatgagccatgcaattcatcaagcgtATCATCTAATCTAGGAATGAGATGACGATACTTTATTGTGATATTGTTTACCACCCTACAATCAACACACATCTTCctcgtcccatccttcttttgGCACTAatagcactggtactgcacatgggctcatgctctccctcacgtaccccttgctcatcaaatcctcaacttacctttgaagctcctttgtctcctctagATTACTCCTATAAGTTGGTCGTTTGGAACAGCAGCTTTGGGTACAAAATCAATCTGATGCTCAATGCCTTTAATGGGTGGCAGCTCATTTGGCATCTCTTTTAgaaatacatcctcaaactcctacAACAAAGAAACAATCAAATTAGGAAGAGACATGTTAGTTTCATTAAGactaagataagactctttatagacaagaaaaatcatagtgCGTTCTGctaagaaagccctcttaacctcactctcttttgcatataaactcacttttgtctttccttttcctCCGTaggctctctttcttttttctcttgttgccccactgttttttctttactctcaacCACCgctctattttctctttcactctttcctttctgctcattttcactcttactctttatttttttgctgaatctctttttcactgtttcttttttgatcagtctcatttttactctttctttgttgtgcaacctcacttttcagattcaattggtcctcatagacctgtcTTGCAGTTAAAGAAGCCAGTTTGATTATTTTAACCTCCTTTACAAAGCTATACATATTTTTGAACCCATCGTGGGTCAAAGCTGTACAAAGATATAAATAAAGTCAGTTGCATGGAATTTGTTCACACACACGCGCACACACTGTGTGTTTGTGTGAGTGCGCGCACGCGCGTGCGCATGTGTTCCAATAAGTCGAGACAAAAGTTCTCATATGTCAGGAGTCATTTAGATTAGTTTTCCAGATGATGAAAGTTCCTTAAATGCTCTATTACTTccaatttgtattaaacaatctCTCCCAATACGTTTTAGGATAGTGAAGAGAAAATTGCACAATcaatcattaaattttattggtACGAAAGCCTCGTTAGAGGGAAATGAGCTCGAggacaaaaatacaaaacctgGTCAGCCCATTTTTTATCTAAGCTTCGTAGTTGGTACCACACACAATTTCTCTTCAGCCAATAAACTTGGAGGTGGTTTTGGCCCTGTTTTTAAGGTATATACGGTGACAATTCATGATTGCTATcttgcaccttttttttttttttatatttcaagttccttaatattatataacaatgaGGCCGTGAAAGGGTTAAATGGAATTGAAGGAGCGGATTGACTAATCATGTCAGGGTCAATTACTTAATGGACAACACATAGCTGTAAAAAGGCTATCCAAGAGTTCAAGAAAATGAATAGAAGCATTCAAAAATGAAGTTAAGTTGATTGCAAAACTTCAACATAGAAATCTTGTCAAAATGATAGGTTGTTGCATTTAGGGGGAAGAAAAGATGCTGATTTACGAGTACATGTCCAACAAAAACTTgaacttctttatttttggtatgtcttgtttataaaaatttattcccttcacacacacacacacacacacacacacacacacacacacacattctgTTATTTTCTATATACATAGAACCACATACAAATCACTATTGAAATCACCATTCTGAGTGTTCCTGCAACAAAATTGTTATAGATCCTACAAGAAGCTCATCCTTGAATTGGAGCAAACACTTTGAAATAATCATTGGGATCGCTCGTGGGATTTTGTATCTTCATCACGACTCGAGGTTGAGAATTATTCATAGAGATCTTAAAACAAGCAATATTCTACTTGATGATGAGATGAactccaaaatttcaaatttcggCTTGGCTCGCATATTCAAAGGGGACCAAATTCAAGATAGGACAGATAGAGTTGTCGAAACATAGTGAGCATCATATGCAAACATATTCCCACACTTAAAACTACACCAATTTTAAGtagtaagaaaattttaaggTTTTTATACTGTCCACATGCAATGATGTTAAGATTAACTTTGACACAATTCTTGTGCAATGGTTATATCTCACCAGAGTATGCagtatttggaagatttttgaTAAAATCAGATGTCTTTAGTTTTGGTGTAATATTATCGGAGATCATAAGTGTCAAAAAGAATAGTGGTTCTTATTTCGAGCACCCTCTCCTAAATTTGATAAGGCATGTAAGTaactaaaaataacaatatttacCACTTATATCCTCAGATTTAGATCCCTTTGCATTCTTATTCAAACTCAAAGTCTTCAAGCATGTGAGAGATATACACGTAAAATAAGTCTTACAACATTTATTATTGTCTGAGTGAATTTTTTAGACAATGTTATATACTCGACAAATGTTGTAGGGTCTGCTTTGGATTTTAGCTCTCTCTCTTAGTACTCTTGATCCTAGAGTTTATAGGGGATCTAAATCCTTTATAATACAACCTTTTATTCATAATGCTACGAACCACACATGTTTGGGAACTATGGAAAGAAGATAGAGCCTTGGACATAGTTGATTCATCAATAAATGAGTCATATGTTCCCCATGAAGTCTTGGGAAGCATTCAAATTGGGTTGTTATGTGTGCAAGAAGATGTTAGAGATCGGAAATTTGTTGGAAGTTCTGCCTATGTTGGGTACTGATGCAACCACTCTTCCTTCTCCCAAACAACCTGCTTTCATTTTCAGAACAGCTTCCAATGATTTAAAATCAGTTGTAGAAGGACCTTGTTCTATAAATGAGGTGACATTAACCAATGTCAAACCTCACTAATTAATTAGGTGGCTGCATTCAAATTGTTTCATTAACAATTTTTAGGACTAGTACTTGGCATTTTTACAGTTTTTGGTGCTAATGAAAAACTTcactattttctcttttatgttttctttttcttagtttGCTAATACTGCAGATATTGTTACTTATATTCTGCTATGACTAAATAGATGAGGTGTTGATGTTTTATAGGTTGAAGAAGATTGACTTTGTTGTCCATCGAAAGATTCAATTAATTGACTTTGTTGTCCCCCAAACTTGTCGCCTCTAACATTACACCCCACAGCCATTGGCAAACAATCATCCCATGTACACGAACTTGACATACATTATTGTCTTCTTCCTTGAATAAAATTTGCTATAAACTTGTGAAAGGCAGGAGTTATTATCCCACCTGACTTGATTCAACAAGGAGTCAAGGAGTGCATGACCACTGacgatcaagacgagaaaaTAACCTTGGCAGCGCTTTTAGAAAGGGTCTGGCCACGATCCCAATTTATGGCTGAACTGGCGAGAAAGACTCTCGTAGCGCTTCGGGAGTTCATGGATCAGGTTGACAACTTCATCAACGCAATGAACACCCTTTAGGCCCTGACGGAATCGAGAAAGGAGTTAGAGTGAGCAGAGAGGAAAGAGACGGCCCTGGGTAAGACTAAGGCCcacgagaaataaaaaaagagttacCAAGATAAGAGGAGGGAGGAAGCCTCGACGAGGGGACCAAGACCTCAGTTCAACTAGCCTACATTCACTATCCACGAGGCTGACACCTCCACCACCCGCGAAAAGGATGGTCAGAGTATTGCATGCCACTATTGCACATACCACTGGTCCACCTCCCATAACATCGATGATTGCTTCTCCCCGCAAGGGAGAAGTGAACATGTGGAGCGGACGAGGCAATGCTATCCCCAGGCTCGAAGACTGGAGCAAGAAAGAAGGGAAGGTAGAGGGAAATGAGCATGGACCGAGTCGACTGGCGCAAAAGGAAAGACAGTCCCCAGCAAAGACCACCAGCGTGGGGGCCATAGCCAGGTCGTCCCCGTTCGCCACCATGAGGGGGACCCCCACTCGGAGAAATCTGAACCATAGTGGAAGGATTCGTAGGAGGATTCACGGGTGGGGGTGTTTCCTCTTCAAGCAAAAAAGCACACATCAAACGGGTTCGGTGCACGAGGTATACTTGGTCGAGTACCATCTTGCCAAGCATCAAAAGGGCGAGCCTACCCCA
Above is a genomic segment from Juglans microcarpa x Juglans regia isolate MS1-56 chromosome 1D, Jm3101_v1.0, whole genome shotgun sequence containing:
- the LOC121260072 gene encoding cysteine-rich receptor-like protein kinase 15 — its product is MLIYEYMSNKNLNFFIFDPTRSSSLNWSKHFEIIIGIARGILYLHHDSRLRIIHRDLKTSNILLDDEMNSKISNFGLARIFKGDQIQDRTDRVVETYGYISPEYAVFGRFLIKSDVFSFGVILSEIISVKKNSGSYFEHPLLNLIRHVWELWKEDRALDIVDSSINESYVPHEVLGSIQIGLLCVQEDVRDRKFVGSSAYVGLKKIDFVVHRKIQLIDFAGVIIPPDLIQQGVKECMTTDDQDEKITLAALLERVWPRSQFMAELARKTLVALREFMDQVDNFINAMNTL